The DNA segment ACTAGCTTGAACCAAAACCTTCCTCACCTAATTTAAACTGATATCAAACTGATCAATCAGAATCACCTTTCGCTTCCAAttcaattgaatttttttttcaaaaatagaaattaaaaaaaaaattgattgctATCCGATACACAATAAAGTTTAGCAGCTGAAAAATTCATTGCGGTGCAGAATCATTACTCAATAATTGAGATTGAAAAACATTTGCCCGAAAATCGACAGCAATGAAGCACCACGAGCTGGGAGCTAGGGTTTGGGCTCGTCAGTCGATACTTTGGTTTACGGATATGCCCTTGGGTTCATTCACAATCTCTCTTTCCCCGTGCTGTGCTGTAGTAGTGCGTGCATGATAATTGATAAATTGTCAACCTTAATACCCAAAAGTATTTATTGCTGTCTTTATTcaaaaaaaggaagaaaaaaaaaactgtcttaattttattttattttttcaaggactcacttttttttttttcccccaaaaatcaatttatatattttgatacTCTTTGGTACCGTGAAAAGATCGATCATATTGTCATTTGTCATTGTTGAAATCGGATAGCAAACTTCGTCCCGAAGTATATAATGAAAAAGTCAATCAGCCTCTCGTCTCAGAtgattttgttgtttgtttCTTGTTATATAATTGTGAGATGAATTTTCATTGAGCTCAGTATCTTGGGatgaaaatttttttaagctcATTTAGTTTATTATATCTGCTACTATGTATAATAGAGTTTAGTTCAACTTACTTTACAGGTATTATCCTAATAAGAGATCTAACAATTTTAATAGGCTTGTGTGCTACTTTTCTTATAAAATATTAGCTTTCAATTGATAAAGATTAATGAAAATAGATTTTCAATAGAAAAGACGTTTAATATGTTTTAAAAGTTTAAGGAAGCGTCTAGAAGTAGAAAAGCTATCGAATTTTCGATACACCGAGATTATCATACCGAAAACTATCAGATTTATCGAATTTTTGATATATTGGAGATTTTAGTAGGATAATagtatgaaatttgaaaattttgttataTATCGGAACCAAaacaatatataaaattttaaaatatataaggtCTTTTATGTAAAGATGACAATGGGCAGggtttgtaacgccccgattttatcttaatcgattttatttgagataatcggagattccagagttcaagaccCGACTTGATATTTAAGCATGAGATTGACTTTTCTTCCTCATTATCTTTTTGTAAATTtaggatttttcagggactaaaatgcaaatattggttttgttagatatttaagcatgagATTGACTTTTCTTCCTCATTATCTTCTTCCTCCtcacgcctccctccattgTTGAACGCCCAAAACCCTTTCCAAGCTTttagatttcctcccgagctcgatccgtccgttgaaaaTCATTTCTGAaagcagattagcgatcacggctgcgagagcttcgttctatcgtaagtttttctacgatcagttacattctagttttggggtgtcgttagaatcgattgagttgctagtatgttgttcttggcagagttctgattgtttattctctgtcggtttcgatatagagcgtcgttcggatttgttatgatttttggaagcctttttcGCAAAATGAGGATTTTAGatttgttgagtttgagcttttgttgtttgtttgggcattgtattgagttgatatcgctgttacgatgctgtctgcatttccggtttatcagaatttcgtcgttatgccgtcagtttgaagtttggatgtcgttgagttgttttgattgattgatgtttgattgagagattgaatgtcgatattgatcttgaTGGCTTCTTTTGTTAGATTGATTTGAAGCCAGTGGAATTGCTAGATTGCAGCTTTGTGCCGtctgaagattgtagccggtatagtatcgatttcttattatcgattgaggaagtttgattgaatctttattgagtattgttgttgtttccagatttggagcatcgacgtttgagaaaaggtataagatgacttagattggaatggaacgagtgactcgaatccgacttgattcgagtgttccgaaaaaatcacatacttgcatgttatttgatttaattgaatgagttatgatttgcattgcattcatattgagccaatggatttatttcattttgagttagacgttctgagaactatagtagggggcattgacaggcgatttactgcaatgaccgacttaactctatatagttgcttcagagtctagaggattaaattATACACTATCCACCCCGAGTGGAGGGTCGGTGCGATTTTGTATGAtagttcatcctcgggatcccaatagaggaaTAGAAGAGCTAATTACcttgattatccggacttgataatcccagagctttaaagacatgcatttcattttgaattgtcTTGGATTTGCAtgattgatatttgaatatctggaagttgatgtatttcgttttgagatgcttatctgatatatcatgtttgtctcttttactgaaaatattattctcatcggattatccgggtgttgtcttgtctttgtatgtgtgcttggcaacaggtgggacatgaccgagtcagagatcgcatggctaggtggtcgagttgatagagtgaggccttgttgttgtagaagtcgaatatgtaatcgaacttagattgtattcgaactcgagttgtattttggattgtaaacttagattgaaagcatgttctattatTTTGGATTAGATGTATAACTTTAGATCTATCTTTTAATGTATTATGCATGTTGGTtatgttgatgcatgttttagattgaagatttgataggtgtttgaattgttgaaagCCTGCCCTGTTTTTGAggttttctgggcagagggcgcgctcgatcgcgcgaGTTCGTCGGATCAAGCGTGGCCCTTTCATTGTTGAGGCAGCAACTTGTCTAGCTCAATGGTACTAAGACTGAGTGGACTTTGTACTTAtcctggagtgcaaggttcaAGTCTTGGGTAGGGCATGAAATTTCCCACCAGGGGGGAAGAGATCATGAGTATGGTTGGGCCGGCCCAGAGAGGGTTAGCAGAGCGCataggcccagtccattacataaaagggcgcccttttatgtaatggactgggcctctgcTCTGCTATCTCTCAGGCTCTGCTCTGGCCCAGCCACACTCATGGCCTGGTTCGGGTGCGTCCCATCTCTCTCGGGGGCCTGCAACCATTGtgctactcatggccttctttccacctggctaggggagtttttgccctccccaggaatcgaaccttgtacctccaggcttaagtacaaagttatctgattcctggtaccattgagctagactaactcaatggtaccaggaatcagataactttgtacttaagcctggaggtacaaggttcgattcctggggagggcaaaaactcccctagccaggtgggaagaaggccatgagtagcaCAATGGTTGCGGGCCCCCGAGAGAGATGGAACGCACCCGGACCATTACAAAAAGGgcctcaatgtctgaatctggacttgagctcgcagcgatcttattgatttgggGATCTGTTATCTATTTTCTTATGAGGAGATTTTCGTGATCTTTTCTAATATTTGGGAGTTGGAGTAATTGTTTCCACAGTTGGAGCTGATTTGGAGGCAGAAAAaaggattagattgtatgagatttctgactgcgaatctttatctgaggaattgtatgcagcaactgatgttttgagttgtttttattttatctactatctaacttcgattgaccgattgttggaatcgGCTACCgttttctgtacagaatgactttcagtcaagactagaggattgatatcttgtcagaggtcatcagatgtcatgttttgccgaagtctgtcagtttagtcGGAGATCCTCgatgcactcgttctttcggcaaggacttTGATGAGATTTGTTGTCTGatttcaactctttcagtttgatatcctcagaacgacggacagccagatcagaCGAGTCGAACTTAGATGTATGTCTTGAGTTGGAACCAGAGACGATTGGATTGTGACTGAGCAGATGAGGATTATgctgacgagaatgagtcgacttttgattggcGAACTTGAAGGAGTATTTAAGAGACACACTTCGCgttggaaccgtgtttgatttcgaggacgaaatattttcttagagggagagaattgtaacgccccgattttatcttaatcgactttatttgagataatcggagatttcagagttcaagagccgacttgattttgatcagggtcctttttgcaaatttaggatttttcagggactaaaatgcaaatattggatttgttagatatttaagcatgagATTGACTTTTCTTCCTCATTATCTTCTTCCTCCtcacgcctccctccattgTTGAACGCCCAAAACCCTTTCCAAGCTTTTAGATTTCCtctcgagctcgatccgtccgttggaaatcaTTTCTGAAAGCAGATtaacgatcacggctgcgagagcttcgttctatcgtaagtttttctacaatcagatacattctatttttgggatgtcgttataatcgattgagttgctagtatgttgttcttggcagagttctgattgtttattctctgtcggtttcgaTATAGAGCGttattcggatttgttatgatttttggaagcctttttcgaaaatgaggattttagatttgttgagtttgagcttttgttgtttttttgggcattgtattgagttgatatcgttgTTAcgatgctgtctgcatttccggtttatcagaatttagccgttatgccgtcagtttgaagtttggatgtcgttgagttgttttgattgattgatgtttgattgagagattgaatgtcgatattgatcttgaTGGCTTCTTTTGTTAGATTGATTTGAAGCCAGTGGAATTGCTAGATTGCAGCTTTGTGCCGtctgaagattgtagccggtatagtatcgatttcttattatcgattgacgaagtttgattgaatcttgattgagtattgttgttgtttccagatttggagcatcgacgtttgagaaaaggtataagatgacttagattggaatggaacgagtgactcgaatccgacttgattcgagtgttccggaaaaatcacatacttgcatgttatttgatttacttgaatgagttatgatttgcattgcattcatattgagccaatgaatttatttcattttgagttagacgttctgagaactatagtagggggcattgacaggcgatttactgcaatgaccgacttaactctatatagttgcttcagagtctagaggattgaattaTATACTATCCACCCCGAGTGGAGGGTCGGTGCGATTTTGTGTGAtagttcatcctcgggatcccaatagaggaagagaagagctaattaccttgattatccagacttgataatcccagagctttaaagacatgcatttcattttgaattgtcTTGTATTTGCAtgattgatatttgaatatctggaagttgatgtatttcgttttgagatgcttatctgatatatcatgtttgtctcttttactgggaatactattctcaccggattatccggctgttgtcttgtctttgtatgtgtgcttggcaacaggtagggcaggaccgagtcagagatcgcatggctaggtggtcgagttgatagagtgaggccttgttgttgtagaagtcgaatatgtaatcgaacttagattgtattcgaactcgagttgtattttggattgtaaacttagattgaaagcatgttctattagtttggatTGGATGTATAACTTTAGATCTATCTTTTAATGTATTATGCATGTTGGTTATGTTGATacatgttttagattgaagatttgataggtgtttgaattgttgaaagTCTGCCCTGTTTTTGAggttttctgggcagagggtgcgctcgatcgcgcgagttcgtcggatcgagcgcggccctttTATTGTTGAGGCAGCAACTTCGCAAAacttggtgcgctcgatcccacgagtatgtgcgatcgagcgcaacaCTATTCACAAGAACTTAGCACTTttgtggtgcgctcgatcgtgTTCGTGCGATCCAGCGCGGCACTAttcatccaaaaaaaaatttattttcttttttattggcttttgattaatgatgtttaattattgattattcgtTATTAGCCAAGTAGAATCGAGATCTCACAGGGTTAAAATCCGTCCCATTTGAGACGGGTTCAAAAACTTATTTATTGATGGATAGGTATGATaagtttttatatttatttagcaACTACACAACGATGGGCCCTCTTATTTCCACTATATAATTTGTGATTCGCATAATTATTATCACAATTCACATGAAAATTTTATTaccaattattattttttaaatatcatTACCAATGATTTTACTTACCAaaagaattaaattttcatGCCAAATGTACAATCACACACGAGTAAAAAAGAATGTGTTCATTGTCTACTCTGTTAATGAGATCTTATCTTTAGGATagtatcaaaatcagacatatgATGGTTTACATCTAAACACATatgcataattaatattataatactGACATGACAAATCATGGATCGTTATATCTATTTTTAGGGTAATTTCCTTAAAGTAGGTTGAACTACACCGTCTAGTAGTACATGCCTATTTTGCCCTCCAAAGGGCATTTCTCGAAGTCGTTTCGCgtctataaataataaatatgacttaattttttacattttaCATAGAGTtgactaaaaaaaattaagaagaaaAACCAGAGATCATTTATGGAACGTGCTCTGAGATCTCAATCGCAAACTGGATACGCCGCAAGACTATCACAAAATTCTGgtgaaaaattttatttcttaatttctttttgtttttctaCATACGAGGAAGAATTTGTTACAATTAAGTCTCGAActcaaaatcaaatcttaaatGTGGAACATTGATGTCAGATGAGTTATAAGTCTATCACCGTTGAAAAATCCATTTAATTTCAGTAGCCAGAATTTCTCATATCATTTGAtcaaagaatttttatttttttttggatagtaatttcttatttttttttaaaataataccaAAGATGATTTTTATGATGATGAAACAGAGTGTTTTATaaggataaaatttttgttgaaataattaaatacaaatAGTGTGCTTAAAAGAACAAGGTTTGCATTAAATAATTTtactataaaattttaatttttgctaACATATGTACACTACATTTAAccctatatataatatgttgAGAATTGAGTTTATATATGGGAAGCTTTGACCACTTATACAGTTATACTTCACAGAATTTGTATCGTCTACTATATTGCACAGTACATGTGCACTACTATGCACGGTGTAGTGCAAGCACCGTGCTATGTGTACAATAGTCGTACATGCTCGATATTTTAGATGCATAATAATATAATGTATGTAGGCTAAAAATTTAAGTGTTTTTGGATTTGATGTTGTgcacaaattaaataattgatcATATCCAAACTAATTAAATACTTTTGTTATTGAAGAGCATGACGGCGTGATCCATGCCCAGGTTCCAAATCCGCAAGAGTCATTCAAGCGCGACGCTAACCTGTACCTTCCGATGGCCAACGTAACCAGAATCATGCGCAGCGTGCTACCAGAGAACGCCAAGATCGCGGACGACGCGAAAGAGACGGTTCAAGAATGTGTGTCGGAGTTCATCGACTACATCACTCGAGAAGCCAACACCACATGCCATCGAGACCACCGGAAGACGATCACTCCCGAGGACGTGCTTTTCGCCATGGAGACAACCAAGTTCCATAACTACGCAGAAACTCTGACTCAGTTCTTGCGGAGGCACAGGGAGGAAGACCCGGCGCACAACTTCATGCGTGGAAGTCCTTTGATTTGGCCCAATGTCATCGGATCTGTGCAGAATGAAGACCAAGTGGCCCAACAAGGGGTGGATCCTGAGACTCAGAATGGGCCGTCTGCTCCAATGGGTGACTTTGATGAAGGCCCATCCATGAATGCTGGTTTTGATTTTCCATTGGAGTTTGATGTCTACCAACCGTTTAAATAAGAGAACGTGCAAAATCTGTGCGTTATTAtttgcaacttttaaaaataattgtttatgtattattatatttatataaatttattaaaaaagaaACAATAATCATTTTATATTTGCAAACTCTAAAAAAGAAATGATTCTGGATTTTCTTAACAAATATGTAATGGAAAAATCCATaatcactttttttaaaaatagcaaACACTAAATGTTTTTGAATTGAATTCCGGAAAACACATATATTTCTTTTTTGTTTAGGGTAACAGTCAAGATTTTGGGGGTGCtcgattaaataaaattatactcGTTggatttcatatttttatttttattcttttaagaaaacatgttataatttttttttaaaaaatacacttTTAAATTAATACTTGTGAGAGCcttgtttatttgtttattttatatttattttatgcgtGTAACATAAGAGATttccaattttaaaaataaggtaGAAGGAAGGGAAACGAAAATGGAGCACATGAGCGTAAGCTAGTACTCActcgtattttaatttttttttaaaatacactATTTTGTCTAATTGCTTGCAGTacaaattatttgatttatttatcgATGGATAGGTCtcataagtttttatttttatttagcaagtatataattatatattgttcCTCTTATTTCCACTATAAAATTTGTGATCCGCATAATTATTATCCCAATCCAAATGAAAATTTCATTACCAATTATTTTTTGAAACACAATTACCAATTATTTTACTTACCTAAAGAATTAGTTTTTTCATGTCAAATTTACAATCAAGGATTAAAAAGAATGCGGCGCACTGTCTAGtcttttgtctttttttttatatttttttattcaaagatctatttaatttaaatagcCGGAATTTCTCATATCATTTGATTGgagtttcttaaaaaaataatatcaaagatGATTTTTGTGATAAGgaaataaaatgttttaaaaggataaaatttgtaatgaaataattaaatacaaatAGTGTGTTTAAAaggatataatataaattttattttttgctaACAAATCTACACCGTATTTAATTAACCCTATAATAATATGTTGATAAAATTtgtaatgaaataattaaatacaaatAGGCGCGTATTAATAATCTTATCAATCTCATGTTTAGTTACTTTTTGAGAGCTCGTATTAAGAGGGTGTTTGACTaagcttattaaaaagagcttataagctttcagtaaaagctgttttacgagcttataagctgttagaacttattttaaaaataagttgttaaagtgtttgagtaaacttattttaaacaacttaaaaatattgatatgtttggtattataagatctttttattgtcaaaattaccaaaaagagtataattctatgaaaataaaattttgagttatacacatacgaaaatagttttagaataagcatatatttaaaaataaaattgttttaatattttacattaGAAAAATTTAagtgatttgtaatttttttaaaaaataatatttaatatttaatgtgtggaggatatgatggagatttatgaaaatattcaatgatattttagagagatagaatattaaaataagatctttttgaaaaaagtacatgcccccttacttttttaaaaacagcttataagttgtcaaacaacttattttgacagcttataagttgtttttaaaaaattttgctaaacaaaatttgagagcttaaaactctaaaacaacttataagctgtttgaaagagcttttaagctctgccaaacaccctctaacTCATAAAGTTCATCCATATTTATctaatttaaacttttaaacCTTTATAATTTATCAGAAATAAATGATGTGATAAATAATCATTTTAACTAATTATGTTTTCAATTGAAAAAAATTACACTAATATCCTTTActttccaaaaaaataataaatgaaaATCCCACCACTTTAAGATATATTAAtacattttatttgattttaatatatgaaatacccatttaaaaattataaaacatgaataaaaattttaataatttaagatattattaatacatttcattgaattttatcattattcatgggaaaaaaaatttaactcaatttattactttttattttaaaaaaaataatatttacacTCAATAATTTtagtcaattaaaataatttatatgtggtttaataataatttacattcttcaataaaaatcaaaatctcaattttacaaataaaaactaaaaataatattatatattataagcaAATAACAAAATTGTAACTCGTCACTAATCATATATCAATCGCAAAATTGATTCATCAAAGTaaacatgtgattgcttatccATCATTCTTCACATcctataaaattattttaataatcttagtattatttatattattgccCTATCTGATAGCCATGATTAGAGGGTGATTGACAAATAATAAATCATAATCACAAGTTTGGTACGAATATTGGTATTCGAAATTATCCCAGTGTTTGTCACATGGCCCGCCTATCAGAGTTGTACTCGCGTGATTCTTTATACAACCATTGATTATGTGAATATTTCCTATTTTACCCTTtcttattaaatataaaatcaaatccTCCATTCTTCAATTTTGTTTACGCACCGTTGATTAGATAGATATTGAAAAATTGTGGTTATggaatcaataaattaaatgcaATGTGAGAAATTTTGGTTTATATCAATATTAAAAAAGGGATAATAGCCAAAATAGTCCTATAAGTTTGCTTCTTTTGTGATTTTGTCTTGTAAGTATTCAATTTTAAGGTTTGGTCCTGtaaatttaattatgttttggtttttagtcctttttcatTTAAACAATGTTTTTATAATCAGACCGGTGATCAAACCAATATAACTTAAAAAACGGTCAAATTATTGtaccgttttaaccggacggtcggatcagaaaatcgtttatataatataatatatttaataatattttttaaattataaaaacctaaaaaaattatataaatagaaaaaatatatatttatcgtaGTTTTTGAAAACTTAattactatataaatatattcaaaatagtAGTTATAgttatacatattttaaaaaattaattaattaattaaaaaactctaatattaataaataatatttttattgaagaaaaaattccaaataatcatgtatatatataataaaatattaaaataagtttttaaaataaaaaactaattttttttttaaaaaaaaacaaaaaaccaattttttttacaGGACCAAAACACAAAATGGGCAAATTTACAGGACCATTTTGACTATAGtcccttaaaaaaatattgtttatttgagaaaatataattatacacgttttaaaaaaatataaaggattctattattttttttgtattagaAATCGTCACAGATTCGGTactcaatattttaatttttttaattagtttcaaataatattattaagaaGAATAATAGTAAGTAAAATTATATCAATGACTCTAATAATAATAGTATTAGTATGAGTAATAATAACAAGATTAAATAAATTCTTTATCaataataaataagaaatactATCAATATGACGAATAAGAAGAATaattagtaaaataattaataataagagTTCAATTAATAATGATATTAACTGTAaaatagtaagaaaattaattgaCGAATGAGaagaataattttaattataaaatataaagaaGTAATAGGAATTAAATATTACGTACTGATTAAAAGAATAATATAATCACTTATAATGAGAATAATAAATGTGTAATAAGTTTATTAAACttattatatattatcattatatttaatattaatttattagacttaTTACTTCGTATTCTATTGATTGAATACacattatattaatttattggtGTGAAGGATAACACATTGATTGATTAATAATCATTACTTTGTCCAATGTTTGACTCAAGTTCTTTCAAGGATTGATCTAATCCAATTATATTGATTTAAAATTCTTATATTATTAATCCATCATCATCCAATCAATGAACCAAACagtacttaaaatattttttaaaaatatttattatttattttatagattattttattttctattatttatttattgttttttttaatatattaagaTTAGGTAATTATGTACACATAGTGGGGATATTTTGGTCATTTCATAGGAATACAAAAAATTAATCAACACGGTTAAAATCATACCAAACATCATATATTTTATCTCACCATTTTATTTATCCATATCTCTCATTTTTTATCACTCTAATtattaatcatttatttatcatatcacACATACCAAGCggatattatatataattaatcttaCTAAGTAAACACAACCATAATTTACAGAATTGGAATCCTCTACTGCACAGCAGCCAACACAGTGTTGTGTATCCCTGTGCACGGTTTAGTGCAAGTAATGTGCTATGCACGATAGTTGTACATCCAGTCCAATGCACGTGACTGTAATACATGTCTCACATAATTGTAACTCAATATTTTTAGTTGTACATGTAGTCCAATGCACGTGACTGTAATACATGTCTCCCATAATTGTAAGGGTGAGCAAAATATCGGTCAAATCGAGAAAACCGACCGAACcgaaaaaaatcagaaatttgGTTCGGTTTATTCGGTAGCTcggttatttttttttaaatatcggTTATCTCGGTTTAGTCGGTTCGGTGtcggtttttttgaaaaataactcGGTTAAACCGATGAAACCgattatgtatttatatattttaaaaaaaaaatacattatagGCCTTATATTTGATTTCCAAATTTCTGTTGGGATTTAAACTCTTATGTACCTAGCTAATTTTATTTAAGCCTAGCCCAACAAGAAAAGTTATCTACTGCGCGATTCATTTATCTCATTTCCTTTTTCACTTTGTGTCGGCCGCGTTCCCAACATCTCATTCCTATTCACTTCACATCCTCTTCAATTCCAAATCGATTTTCGTGGAAATTTTTGGCCAAATCTTTAAAGATTCGTAGTAAAAAAAGTCTAAACTCTGAAGCAAcgttcggtcggttcggtttgtTCGAAAAATAAATCGGTAGGTTCGATTTTCATAATTTCggttcggtcggttcggttttaacCGATTGCATACCCCTTCATAATTGTA comes from the Henckelia pumila isolate YLH828 chromosome 1, ASM3356847v2, whole genome shotgun sequence genome and includes:
- the LOC140873148 gene encoding transcriptional activator hap3-like, encoding MANVTRIMRSVLPENAKIADDAKETVQECVSEFIDYITREANTTCHRDHRKTITPEDVLFAMETTKFHNYAETLTQFLRRHREEDPAHNFMRGSPLIWPNVIGSVQNEDQVAQQGVDPETQNGPSAPMGDFDEGPSMNAGFDFPLEFDVYQPFK